In one window of Chryseobacterium sp. JV274 DNA:
- a CDS encoding acyl carrier protein, producing MSDIASRVKAIIADKLDVEETEVTPEASFTNDLGADSLDTVELIMEFEKEFNIQIPDDQAEKITTVGHAIAYIEEVVNK from the coding sequence ATGTCAGACATTGCATCAAGAGTAAAAGCTATCATCGCGGATAAGCTTGACGTTGAAGAAACAGAAGTAACTCCTGAAGCTAGCTTCACTAACGATTTAGGAGCTGATTCACTAGATACAGTTGAGTTAATCATGGAATTTGAAAAAGAATTTAATATTCAGATCCCTGATGACCAAGCTGAAAAAATTACTACTGTAGGGCACGCTATCGCTTACATCGAAGAAGTAGTAAATAAATAA